In one window of Primulina tabacum isolate GXHZ01 chromosome 8, ASM2559414v2, whole genome shotgun sequence DNA:
- the LOC142552547 gene encoding BURP domain protein USPL1-like — translation MASLFGSLIFLLCSLLSLQRCLQLSEAHVKDLHKYVPFDPMRAATDHGDNHLQSRVENQGVDPEMNVFFHHDDLVIGKRIPIYFPRKDPPSASPRFLSREESGSIPFSTAQFPEILEFFSFPSGSKQAKAMKMTLHHCEAKPIRGETKICATSLESMLDFVNSVFGPGSKFKVLNTEYLNESISTLQNYTVHENPSEIPASELVSCHRLPYPYAVFYCHAQVGDDVLYKVLVEGDDGGKVEAGAICHMDTSQWDPKHAGFRVLKTRPGAAPVCHFFPVDSLVFIPKSS, via the exons ATGGCTTCCCTGTTCGGTTCGCTCATCTTCCTCCTCTGTTCCCTGCTTTCGCTTCAG CGCTGTCTCCAATTATCCGAAGCACACGTGAAAGATTTGCACAAATATGTACCTTTTGATCCCATGAGAGCTGCGACGGATCATGGAGATAACCATCTTCAATCACGGGTCGAAAATCAAGGCGTGGATCCTGAGATGAACGTGTTTTTTCACCACGATGATCTCGTGATCGGGAAAAGGATCCCCATCTATTTTCCAAGAAAAGATCCCCCGTCAGCTTCTCCCCGTTTTCTTTCCAGGGAGGAATCCGGCTCCATTCCTTTCTCCACAGCCCAATTCcccgaaattctcgaatttttcTCTTTCCCATCGGGTTCCAAACAAGCCAAAGCCATGAAGATGACGCTTCACCACTGTGAAGCTAAACCGATCAGAGGCGAGACTAAAATCTGCGCCACTTCTCTAGAATCCATGTTGGATTTCGTTAACTCCGTGTTCGGGCCCGGTTCGAAGTTCAAGGTATTGAATACCGAGTACCTGAATGAATCGATCTCCACTTTGCAGAACTACACAGTCCATGAAAACCCGTCAGAGATTCCGGCTTCGGAACTAGTTTCATGCCACAGATTgccgtacccttacgcggtttTCTACTGCCATGCTCAGGTGGGAGACGACGTGCTTTACAAGGTCCTGGTGGAAGGGGACGACGGTGGAAAAGTGGAAGCTGGGGCGATCTGCCATATGGATACCTCGCAGTGGGATCCGAAGCATGCCGGCTTTCGGGTTCTGAAAACTAGGCCGGGTGCGGCGCCTGTGTGCCATTTCTTCCCGGTCGATAGTCTTGTATTTATTCCTAAGTCGAGTTGA
- the LOC142554132 gene encoding uncharacterized protein LOC142554132 isoform X1, whose translation MQNLSKKPESRSSLGVRLLPSPQKLRNMEVSAIATPLNLAVASVLHRSSRSPSCYLRNLGLRPTVSALSSSYGDSSVLGFTNRTSKLPSKVDQNDFFADYRNLTKSMLHLLDELLRRCKCTQRETGSCLCLRLWSLG comes from the exons atgcaAAATCTATCAAAGAAACCCGAAAGCCGGTCCTCACTTGGCGTTCGGCTCCTCCCATCCCCTCAGAAACTTCGCAACATGGAGGTATCGGCAATTGCGACGCCATTAAATTTAGCTGTAGCTTCTGTTCTTCATAGAAGTTCGCGCTCGCCATCATGTTATCTGAG AAATTTGGGGTTGAGACCTACAGTTTCAGCTCTTTCAAGCTCCTATGGCGATTCTTCTGTTCTCG GATTTACTAATAGAACAAGCAAATTGCCATCAAAGGTTGACCAGAATGATTTTTTTGCCGATTACAG AAACTTGACAAAATCTATGCTGCATTTACTGGACGAACTCTTGAGGAGGTGCAAATGTACACAGAGAGAGACCGGTTCTTGTCTGTGTCTGAG GCTTTGGAGTTTGGGCTAA
- the LOC142554131 gene encoding LOW QUALITY PROTEIN: uncharacterized protein LOC142554131 (The sequence of the model RefSeq protein was modified relative to this genomic sequence to represent the inferred CDS: deleted 1 base in 1 codon) — translation MRVKKQKRHRRAVRFYTACYGFREPFKILCDGTFVHHLLANGITPTDTALANILAATVKIFTTRCVIAELRSLGESFSDSVNAARNLITTRCDHEKRKTAAACMMEVIGENNSEHFFVATQDAELRKKFQEIPGVPIVYALRNALFLERPSAIQHEFAKTAEEGRSHMTELEYKMLVKKNRADSEEACNTLDVNGDNENHQDRKKNDKPSRILLNDKAQFKRKRAKGPNPLSCKKKKTKMNENSVAGKESKTADNSVRNRSRKRKRSKKNQSVSESSGGI, via the exons ATGAGGGTGAAAAAGCAGAAGCGACATCGAAGAGCTGTGAGATTCTACACGGCTTGCTATGGATTCCGAGAGCCGTTCAAAATCCTCTGTGATGGAACCTTTGTGCACCATCTTCTGGCGAATGGAATCACTCCCACTGATACTGCATTGGCCAATATTCTTGCCGCTACTGTCAAAATCTTCACTACCAG ATGTGTTATTGCAGAGTTGAGAAGCCTTGGTGAATCGTTTTCTGATTCTGTTAATGCTGCCCGAAACCTGATAACTACGAG ATGCGACCATGAGAAGAGAAAAACTGCTGCAGCGTGCATGATGGAAGTTATCGGTGAAAACAACTCCGAGCACTTTTTTGTTGCAACACAGGATGCTGAGCTGAGGAAGAAGTTCCAAGAG ATACCAGGAGTGCCAATCGTATATGCTCTTCGAAATGCTCTGTTTCTC GAGCGTCCATCAGCAATTCAGCATGAGTTTGCCAAGACTGCTGAAGAAGGGCGCTCACATATGACTGAGTTGGAATACAAGATGTTAGTAAAGAAAAACAGAGCAGACAGTGAAGAAGCGTGCAACACTTTGGATGTGAATGGCGATAATGAAAATCATCAGGATCGCAAGAAAAATGATAAACCAAGTAGGATACTGCTAAATGATAAAGCTCAGTTCAAGCGAAAGAGAGCAAAG GGTCCAAACCCATTGTCATGCAAGAAGAAAAAGACAAAGATGAATGAAAATTCTGTGGCAGGAAAG GAAAGCAAAACTGCAGATAACAGTGTAAGAAACAGGAGCAGAAAACGTAAGAGATCAAAGAAAAATCAATCTGTtagtgaatcatctggtggtattTGA
- the LOC142554132 gene encoding uncharacterized protein LOC142554132 isoform X3 — MQNLSKKPESRSSLGVRLLPSPQKLRNMEVSAIATPLNLAVASVLHRSSRSPSCYLRNLGLRPTVSALSSSYGDSSVLGFTNRTSKLPSKVDQNDFFADYRNLTKSMLHLLDELLRRCKCTQRETGSCLCLR, encoded by the exons atgcaAAATCTATCAAAGAAACCCGAAAGCCGGTCCTCACTTGGCGTTCGGCTCCTCCCATCCCCTCAGAAACTTCGCAACATGGAGGTATCGGCAATTGCGACGCCATTAAATTTAGCTGTAGCTTCTGTTCTTCATAGAAGTTCGCGCTCGCCATCATGTTATCTGAG AAATTTGGGGTTGAGACCTACAGTTTCAGCTCTTTCAAGCTCCTATGGCGATTCTTCTGTTCTCG GATTTACTAATAGAACAAGCAAATTGCCATCAAAGGTTGACCAGAATGATTTTTTTGCCGATTACAG AAACTTGACAAAATCTATGCTGCATTTACTGGACGAACTCTTGAGGAGGTGCAAATGTACACAGAGAGAGACCGGTTCTTGTCTGTGTCTGAG ATAA
- the LOC142554132 gene encoding uncharacterized protein LOC142554132 isoform X2, with product MQNLSKKPESRSSLGVRLLPSPQKLRNMEVSAIATPLNLAVASVLHRSSRSPSCYLRNLGLRPTVSALSSSYGDSSVLGFTNRTSKLPSKVDQNDFFADYRNLTKSMLHLLDELLRRCKCTQRETGSCLCLR from the exons atgcaAAATCTATCAAAGAAACCCGAAAGCCGGTCCTCACTTGGCGTTCGGCTCCTCCCATCCCCTCAGAAACTTCGCAACATGGAGGTATCGGCAATTGCGACGCCATTAAATTTAGCTGTAGCTTCTGTTCTTCATAGAAGTTCGCGCTCGCCATCATGTTATCTGAG AAATTTGGGGTTGAGACCTACAGTTTCAGCTCTTTCAAGCTCCTATGGCGATTCTTCTGTTCTCG GATTTACTAATAGAACAAGCAAATTGCCATCAAAGGTTGACCAGAATGATTTTTTTGCCGATTACAG AAACTTGACAAAATCTATGCTGCATTTACTGGACGAACTCTTGAGGAGGTGCAAATGTACACAGAGAGAGACCGGTTCTTGTCTGTGTCTGAGGTGA